One Miscanthus floridulus cultivar M001 chromosome 11, ASM1932011v1, whole genome shotgun sequence DNA window includes the following coding sequences:
- the LOC136494025 gene encoding reticulon-like protein B11 yields MATGPRSLHALLGGGAVADLLLWRRRNASAAAVVGATAVWFVFERAGYSFPSVLSNALLLLVAILFFWAKSASLLNRPLPPLPNLEVSDAIVEKAADHALVWINRLLAVGHDIAIKRDRKVFIKVILILWVVSFVGMLFNFLTLIYIGVIISLLVPPLYEKYQDQVDEKLSVAHSVLSRHIDTIVTRAGQSAKQKKTE; encoded by the exons ATGGCCACCGGCCCGCGATCTctccacgccctcctcggcggcggcgcag TCGCCGACTTGCTGCTGTGGCGGCGGAGGAACGCCTCGGCGGCGGCCGTGGTGGGCGCCACCGCGGTCTGGTTCGTCTTCGAGCGCGCGGGCTACAGCTTCCCCTCCGTCCTGTCCAACGCCCTGCTCCTCCTCGTCGCcatcctcttcttctgggccaaGTCGGCGTCGCTGCTCAACAG GCCTCTTCCACCTCTTCCTAATCTTGAGGTTTCAGATGCAATTGTTGAAAAAGCTGCAGATCATGCTCTTGTATGGATCAATAGGCTGCTGGCTGTTGGCCATGACATCGCCATCAAGAGAGATAGGAAAGTTTTTATAAAG GTGATATTGATTTTGTGGGTGGTCTCATTCGTTGGAATGCTCTTTAACTTTCTTACGCTCATTTACATTG gGGTAATTATTTCTCTGTTGGTTCCACCACTCTATGAGAAGTACCAGGATCAGGTTGATGAAAAGCTTAGTGTAGCACACAGTGTACTATCGAGGCACATAGATACCATCGTTACCAGGGCTGGACAATCAGCCAAGCAGAAGAAGACTgagtaa